In Cyprinus carpio isolate SPL01 chromosome A14, ASM1834038v1, whole genome shotgun sequence, a single window of DNA contains:
- the LOC109052073 gene encoding DNA damage-inducible transcript 4-like protein has translation MVYTQALVFANGMSVRSEQENLAEDLSFLQHFRSDRDKLKHCGRLMKAQSSLSLGSECSLEEEGENEVCLQLNLSKRIEKCLYEAKGASLSCQELRLPRRMTARVAGDILRSSTDEPCGIRGALIHMFMESKGTLLKLGTIIPDQSLTPTFEVSVVLQPDLGGWPPLKILFGGGKVLSLRREYRLIKQKLYSSATPTVLEFD, from the exons ATGGTCTATACACAAGCTCTCGTGTTCGCCAACGGGATGTCCGTCAGGAGCGAGCAGGAAAACCTAGCGGAGGACCTGAGCTTTCTACAGCACTTCAGATCCGACAGAGACAAACTCAAACACTGCGGCAGACTCATGAAAGCACAGAGCTCATTAA GTCTGGGATCCGAGTGCAGTTTGGAAGAGGAAGGAGAAAATGAAGTGTGTCTTCAACTCAATCTGTCCAAACGCATTGAGAAGTGCCTCTATGAGGCCAAAGGAGCCAGTCTGAGCTGTCAGGAGCTGCGTCTGCCCCGGCGCATGACCGCACGTGTGGCGGGAGACATCCTGCGCTCATCCACGGATGAGCCGTGTGGGATACGAGGCGCGCTGATCCACATGTTCATGGAAAGCAAGGGCACACTACTGAAGCTGGGCACCATCATTCCCGATCAGAGTCTCACACCGACCTTCGAGGTCTCGGTGGTCCTGCAGCCTGATCTGGGCGGATGGCCTCCGCTGAAGATCCTGTTCGGAGGCGGGAAGGTCTTGAGCCTCAGACGTGAATATCGACTGATCAAACAGAAACTCTACTCATCCGCCACTCCTACTGTACTTGAGTTTGATTAA